In Gordonia sp. SL306, the genomic window CTGGCGCGCCGGCGTGCGGCTGCTGTCGCGTCGGCTGTCGTGGAGGCGGGAGCCGAAGTCTCCCAGCGACTTTCGGTGGCTGTGCAGAACGCGCAGGCAGGCCGTGACGAACTCGAACAGGTGCGCGTGGAGCGGACCGCTGCCGTCGACGAACTCAAGAACAAGGCCGCCGAGCTGACCACCAGACTCAACACGCTGCGTGACACCGTGCACCGCGACGAGTTGGCCAGGGCGCAGGCCGCTCTCCGGATCGAGCAACTCGAGGAACAGATCCTGGATTCGTTCGCGATCGCGCCGGACGACCTCGTCGCCGAGTACGGTCCCGATGTGCCGATGCCGCCGTCGGCGCTCGAGATGCACGAGTACGAGCAGGCGAAGGCCCGTGGCGAGTCAGTGGTCGCGCCCGCGCCGTTGCCGTTCGATCGCGCGACGCAGGAGACGCGGGCCAAGAAGGCGCAGAAGGACCTCAACACCTTGGGCAAGGTCAACCCACTCGCGCTCGAGGAGTTCGCCGCGCTCGAAGAGCGCTACAACTTCCTGTCGGCTCAGCTCGAGGACGTCAAGGCGGCCCGTCGGGACCTGTTGTCGGTGGTCGAGGAGGTCGACGCCCGCATCCTGCAGGTCTTCACCGAGGCGTACGCCGACGTCGAGCGGGAGTTCGCACAGGTGTTCACCACATTGTTCCCGGGTGGCGAGGGACGTCTCGTGCTCACCGAGCCCGGCGACATGCTCACCACCGGAATCGAGGTCGAGGCCCGCCCACCGGGTAAGAAGGTCAAGCGGCTCTCGCTGCTGTCGGGCGGTGAGAAGTCGCTGACCGCGGTGGCGATGCTGGTGGCGATCTTCCGGGCGCGGCCCTCCCCGTTCTATGTGATGGACGAGGTGGAGGCGGCACTCGATGACACCAACCTGCGGCGACTGATCTCGCTGTTCGAGCAGTTGCGTGAGCGATCCCAGCTGATCGTGATCACGCACCAGAAGCCGACGATGCAGGTCGCCGATGCGCTCTACGGCGTGAGTATGCGCGGCGACGGCATCACCACGGTGATCTCGCAGCGCCTGCGTGGAGTGGACCTGCCGGTCACGAACACCGACGCGACCTGACGGCCGTTCACCGTCACGTGCGACCCTGATCGGGTCAGCTCGCTCGCATCAACCACATCGACAGGGGTCTACCGGAGTGAACACCGCAGTCATCATCGGCATCGTTGTCGCCGTCATCGTGCTCATCGCGCTGATCGTTCTCGGCGTGATGTTGTCGCGGCGACGGCGGATCTCGCTGTCCGAGGATTCGGCGACACAGGGTCCGGTCGACGGTACGACCAGGCAGGTCGACAAGTCGGGCGGGTATCAAGCGGGCTCGGGATTCAACTTCAGTCAGGGCGGCGGCGGGGTCGGTCTCGCCGAACCCCCGGAACCCGTGGTGCGTCCCGGTACGGAGCGCACCGAGGTCGACGGCCAGCCCGGTGTCGGTGACGACGCGTCGGTGCCCCGCGACTCCGCGCAGCGAGGCATCCGGGACGTCGCGCTGCCCGACGCCGATACGGACACCGGCACGCAGACCCTGCCCGACGACACCGCCGAGACATCGGTACCGGACGACGTCGCCGCGGCCCCGAGCTCAGCGCCCGAGGCGCCCGCGGTCGAGCCCGCAAAACCTGAACCGGCACCTGAGGCAGCGGCGCCGGAGGCACCTGAGGCAGGGGCGATATCCGAGGTGCCGGTCGCGGAACCGGCAGCACCCGAACCCGCAGCACCCGAGGCCGCAGCACCCGAGGCTGCCGCGCCCGCCGCACCCGAACTCGACGAGATCGCCCCGACGGCGGGCCGGCTCGGCCGTCTGCGTGGGCGGTTGTCACGGTCCCAGGGCGCGATCGGCAAGAGCATGCTCGGCCTGCTCGGGGCCGGCGATCTGGACGAGGAGAGCTGGGAGGACATCGAGGACACGCTCTTGATGGCCGATCTCGGCACGGCCTCCACGATGGCGGTCGTCGAGCGTCTGCGGACCGAACTCGCCACGTCGAACGTGCGTACCGCCGACGACGCACGCGCGCTGCTGAAGCGGGTGCTGGTCGAGCAGTTGCGTCCGGAGTTCGACCGCTCGGTCCGTGCGCTGCCGCATGCCGGGCAGCCCGCCGTGGTCCTGGTGGTCGGGGTCAACGGAACCGGGAAGACGACGACCACCGGAAAACTGGCGCGGGTACTGGTGGCCGACGGCAGGCGCGTGCTGTTGGGCGCCGCAGACACCTTCCGCGCGGCGGCCGCCGACCAGCTGCAGACCTGGGGCGAACGAGTCGGCGCGGAGGTGGTCCGGGGCAAGGAACAGGCGGATCCGGCGTCGGTGGCCTTCGACGCCGTCGTCAAGGGCATCGATCACGGTGCCGACGTGGTGATGATCGACACCGCGGGCAGACTGCACACCAAGACCGGTCTGATGGACGAATTGGGCAAGGTCAAGCGGGTCGTCGAGAAGAAGGCGCCGGTCGACGAGGTCTTGCTCGTGCTCGACGCCACCGTGGGCCAGAACGGGCTCACGCAGGCGCGGGTGTTCGCCGAAGTCGTCGACATCACGGGTGTGGTCCTGACCAAGCTGGACGGCACCGCCAAGGGCGGCATCGTGTTCCATGTGCAGGAAGAGCTCGGTGTACCGGTGAAGCTCGTCGGCCTCGGAGAGGGCGCCGACGACCTGGCGCCGTTCGAGCCGGAGGCATTTGTCGACGCGTTGCTGTAGACGATTCACCGTTCTGAAATCGAGCTTCCGGGAACGTGAATTCGCGGTCGGCGATTCTTCGACGGGCCTGAGAACCCGCTGAGGCACGACCTGCGCTGTTACCCGCAGGAAATATAAACCGGCGACTGGTTCACATTCTCGAAACGTCTGAGCACCACGGATGAAACCGACTGCCGACAGTCTCTTTGCAGGCGCCGAGCCGTCGGCGCACTCTGAGGAGGTTTCTACAGTGGTTTTGGCACTGCCAGACGATGCTTTCGCAGTTCCAGATGCCGGCAATACAGCGTGGATGCTCGCCAGTGCGTCGATGGTTCTGCTGATGACGCCGGCATTGGCCTTCTTTTACGGGGGGCTATCGCGGGGCAAGTCGGTTCTGAACATGATGATGATGTCCTTCGGCTCGATCGCGACCGTCAGTGTCGTGTACGTGCTGTGGGGCTTCTCGATGGCTTTCGGTAATGGCATCACAGGCGACGACGACATCTGGGGCGTCTTCTCGAACCCGTTCGCGCTCTTCGGGTCCAATCAGTTGATGGAGACCAAAGAGGTGACCCAGGGCGGGGAGGCGGTCGAGCAGGTCGTCACCGGCGGGCTCACGATCCCGTCGACGGTGTTCCTCGCATTCCAGCTGACCTTCGCGGTCATCACGGTCGCACTCATCTCGGGCTCACTCGCCGAGCGCGTGAAGTTCTCGACGTGGCTGGTGTTCTCGGTCGTCTGGGCGACGATCGTGTACTTCCCGCTGTCGCACATGGTCTGGGGCGGCGGCATCATGTCCGGCGCCGAGAACGGCTTCGCCTCATGGATGTTCGGCACCACCGACGGCGCAGCGACTGTCGCGCCGATCGACTTCGCCGGCGGCACCGTGGTCCACATCAACGCCGGTATGGCAGGCCTCGTGCTCGCGGTGATCGTCGGTTCCCGTGCCGGATTCGGCAAGACCGCCTACCGGCCGCACAACATCCCGTTCGTGATGCTCGGTGCGGCCCTCCTGTGGTTCGGATGGTTCGGATTCAACGCCGGATCGGAACTCGCCGCCGACATGGTCGCAGGCAAGGTGTGGATCAACACGACAGCGGCCACCGCCGCCGCGATGATCGGCTGGCTTGCCGTTGAGTGGGTTCGCGATCGGCACCCCACCTCGGTCGGTGCGGCATCGGGCATCGTCGCGGGTCTGGTCGCCATCACGCCGGCCTGTGGGGCGCTGACCCCGGTCGGATCGATGATCCTGGGTGTCGTCGCCGGTATCCTGTCCGCGCTCGCCATCAGCCTGAAGAACAAGTTCGGCTACGACGACTCGCTCGACGTCGTCGGTGTGCACCTCGTCTCGGGTCTCTGGGGCACGATCGGCATCGGATTGCTGGCCGAGGAGACCGGTCTGTTCTACGGACACGACTACAAGCAGCTCGTTGTGCAGATCGTGATCGCACTCTTCGCCCTGGTGTTCACCGGTGTCCTCACCGCGATCATCGCGCTGGTCCTCAAGCCGCTGGGCTGGAAGGTCAGCCAGGAAGACGAGCACAACGGCATCGACGAGGCGGAACATGCGGAGACGGCATATGAACTCGCATGAATCCCTGCACTTTCGCTACTACGCTGATTCTTGTGGAGAGGGATAACTCATGAAGCTGATCACCGCAATCGTGAAACCGTTCACGCTTGAGGACGTCAAAGCAGGTTTGGAGCAGGCCGGAATCCTGGGTATGACCGTGAGTGAGGTCCAGGGCTACGGACGGCAGAAGGGCCACACCGAGGTGTACCGCGGCGCCGAGTACTCGGTGGACTTCGTACCCAAGGTCCGCGTCGAGGTCGTCGTCGACGACGCGGCGGTGGACAAGGTCGTGGACGTCATCGTGGAGGCCGCACGCACCGGCAAGATCGGTGACGGAAAGGTGTGGGTGTCGCCGGTCGAGTCGGTCGTTCGCGTCCGCACCGGTGAGCGCGGCGCCGACGCGCTGTAAGCCGGGCCGATGCCCTTTCTCAACCCATCTCACGGCCCCGCGTCTGATGATTCAGGCGCGGGGCCGCGTCCTGCACGTCCGATTCCCGAGACACCGGTGGCCGCAACCGATCTCGCCGCGACCCGCCGTCAGCTCCTGGAGTCGGGCAAGAGCGGGAAGCTCGACGCACCGGGCCTTCGGCAGGTGCTCGTCGACCTTCACGAATTCTGGCTGACGTCCAAGGGCGTCGAACTCGGGATCCGGCCGGACAGCGGATACTCGATCATCGCGGTCGGCGGACTCGGACGCGGCGAACTGTTGCCCTTCTCCGATCTCGATCTCATCCTGTTGCACGACGACATGCCACCGGACGAGGTCGCCGAGGTGGCCGACGGTCTGTGGTACCCGTTGTGGGACGCCAACATTCCGCTCGACCACAGCGTGCGCACGGTCCCGCAGGCGCTCCAGGTCGCCACTGAGGACGTCAGTGCCGCACTCGGATTGCTCGAGGCGCGGCACATCGTCGGCGACGAGGATCTGTCCACCTTGCTGATCGGCGGTATCCGCCAGCAGTGGCGCACCGACATCCGTGATCGGTTCCCCGCAGTTGTCGCGCATGCGCAGGATCGCTGGCGCCGCGCCGGTGACATCGCGCACCGCGCCGAGCCGGACCTGAAGAACGGCCGCGGCGGTCTGCGTGACGTCCAGCTGCTCGGTGCGCTGGCCATCGCGCAACTCACCGACGGGATGGCCAGCCTGCGGCCGGACTCCCCGGGGGCGGGGCCACAGGTCGCCTACGGCCGACTGCTGGACATCCGTACCGAATTGCACCGGATCGCCGGCCGTCCCCGGGAGCAGGTGCGCGCACAGGACGCCGACGAGATCGGCGCGGCCCTGAGGATCGGCGACCGTTTCGACCTGGCGCGGGTCATCAGCGATTCGGCCCGCACCATCAGCTATTCCATCGATGTGGGCCTACGGACCGCGGGTAATGCGTTGCCGCGCCGTGGTCTCGCCAAACTGCGCCGATCGCCGATCCGCCGCCCGCTCGACGAGGGCGTGGTGGAGCACAACGGGGAGATCGTGTTGGCGCGCAACGCGATTCCCAGCAAGGATCCGGGCCTGATTCTGAGGGTGGCTTCGGCGTCGGCGCGCACGGGTCTCCCGATCAGTGCGTCGACCC contains:
- the ftsY gene encoding signal recognition particle-docking protein FtsY translates to MNTAVIIGIVVAVIVLIALIVLGVMLSRRRRISLSEDSATQGPVDGTTRQVDKSGGYQAGSGFNFSQGGGGVGLAEPPEPVVRPGTERTEVDGQPGVGDDASVPRDSAQRGIRDVALPDADTDTGTQTLPDDTAETSVPDDVAAAPSSAPEAPAVEPAKPEPAPEAAAPEAPEAGAISEVPVAEPAAPEPAAPEAAAPEAAAPAAPELDEIAPTAGRLGRLRGRLSRSQGAIGKSMLGLLGAGDLDEESWEDIEDTLLMADLGTASTMAVVERLRTELATSNVRTADDARALLKRVLVEQLRPEFDRSVRALPHAGQPAVVLVVGVNGTGKTTTTGKLARVLVADGRRVLLGAADTFRAAAADQLQTWGERVGAEVVRGKEQADPASVAFDAVVKGIDHGADVVMIDTAGRLHTKTGLMDELGKVKRVVEKKAPVDEVLLVLDATVGQNGLTQARVFAEVVDITGVVLTKLDGTAKGGIVFHVQEELGVPVKLVGLGEGADDLAPFEPEAFVDALL
- a CDS encoding ammonium transporter: MVLALPDDAFAVPDAGNTAWMLASASMVLLMTPALAFFYGGLSRGKSVLNMMMMSFGSIATVSVVYVLWGFSMAFGNGITGDDDIWGVFSNPFALFGSNQLMETKEVTQGGEAVEQVVTGGLTIPSTVFLAFQLTFAVITVALISGSLAERVKFSTWLVFSVVWATIVYFPLSHMVWGGGIMSGAENGFASWMFGTTDGAATVAPIDFAGGTVVHINAGMAGLVLAVIVGSRAGFGKTAYRPHNIPFVMLGAALLWFGWFGFNAGSELAADMVAGKVWINTTAATAAAMIGWLAVEWVRDRHPTSVGAASGIVAGLVAITPACGALTPVGSMILGVVAGILSALAISLKNKFGYDDSLDVVGVHLVSGLWGTIGIGLLAEETGLFYGHDYKQLVVQIVIALFALVFTGVLTAIIALVLKPLGWKVSQEDEHNGIDEAEHAETAYELA
- a CDS encoding P-II family nitrogen regulator, with protein sequence MKLITAIVKPFTLEDVKAGLEQAGILGMTVSEVQGYGRQKGHTEVYRGAEYSVDFVPKVRVEVVVDDAAVDKVVDVIVEAARTGKIGDGKVWVSPVESVVRVRTGERGADAL